DNA sequence from the Chitinispirillales bacterium ANBcel5 genome:
TAAACGGTTTTTAAATACGTATCCCTTTGAAGATCTGGCACAAAACAGAAAAAAGAATCCTGTAAAACTGCCCCTAAAAAAACGTAGATTCTTAGCCTATCCATCACCTTTGATGCTGCCTGCGGCTCTTATACTACTGTTGTTAGTATGGATTCCTGTTTATATGGTAAACGACAGCAGCAGCGATGAAACGTTGTTCAGGTATAAGGGGGATTCAGCCGCTCTGCAGTTTCTCTATAAAAGAGATGGCGCTATAGAACGGGGACACCGGGATATGCTGTTTAAAGCTGGCGACCGTATCCAAATTCTTTACTCTTCACTTGAGAATGCTTCCTATGTTACACTCTTAAGTGTGGATAATCTGGGTACGATCTCCTTTTATCATCCCAATCAGGATTCCGATACCTGTTCAGTTCTGGCCGAAACAGGGGCTGACCA
Encoded proteins:
- a CDS encoding zf-HC2 domain-containing protein is translated as MKTEPGKLKLQLFFTGELQGDEEREIKNHLQHCEKCKAYLKELEAERKRFLNTYPFEDLAQNRKKNPVKLPLKKRRFLAYPSPLMLPAALILLLLVWIPVYMVNDSSSDETLFRYKGDSAALQFLYKRDGAIERGHRDMLFKAGDRIQILYSSLENASYVTLLSVDNLGTISFYHPNQDSDTCSVLAETGADQLFPSSIILDENAGQELIVLLYSSTPQEVDSVREWVQIEAAENYADLARLKTRLSQNLPLNGVTVASLLLTKG